In a single window of the Silurus meridionalis isolate SWU-2019-XX chromosome 8, ASM1480568v1, whole genome shotgun sequence genome:
- the LOC124389625 gene encoding signal recognition particle 54 kDa protein-like gives MVLAAMGRKITAALRSLSNATIINEEVLNAMLKEVCAALLEADMNIKLVKQLRENVKATIDLENMPSGLNKRRMIQHAVFKELVKLVDPGVKSWTPTKERNNIIMFVGLQGSGKTTTCTKLAYYYQRKGWKTCLICADTFRAGAFDQLKQNATKARIPFYGSYTEMDPVIIAAEGVEKFKTENFEIIIVDTSGRHKQEDSLFEEMLQVSNAVQPDNIVYVMDASIGQACEAQAKAFKDKVDVASVIVTKLDGHAKGGGALSAVAATKSPIIFIGTGEHIVDFEPFKTQPFISKLLGMGDIEGLIDKFNELKLDDTVELLTIDRLKHGQFTLRDMYEQFQNIMKMGPFGQIIGMIPGFGTDFLSKDNEQKSVARLNKFLTIMDSMNDQELDNKDGAKLFSKQQNRVQRVARGAGVATRDVQELLTQYTKFAQMVKKKGGIKGLFKGGDMSKNVNPSQMAKLNQQMAKMMDPRLLHHMGGMAGLQSMMRQFQKGASGNMK, from the exons ATGGTGTTAGCAGCCATGGGAAGGAAGATAACAGCGGCGTTGCGCTCCCTCAGCAATGCCACCATTATCAACGAAGAG GTTTTAAATGCTATGCTAAAAGAGGTCTGTGCTGCCCTGTTAGAAGCTGACATGAACATCAAACTGGTGAAGCAGCTCAGAGAAAATGTCAA GGCAACCATTGACCTTGAGAACATGCCCTCTGGGCTGAATAAGAGGCGAATGATCCAGCATGCTGTTTTCAAGGAGCTTGTTAAG cTGGTGGACCCTGGTGTAAAATCATGGACACCTACAAAAGAAAGGAACAACATCATCATGTTTGTTGGTCTTCAGGGTAGTGGAAAAACCACAACATGTACTAAG TTGGCATATTACTACCAAAGAAAAGGATGGAAAACATGCTTGATCTGTGCTGACACTTTTAGAGCAG GTGCCTTTGATCAGCTTAAACAAAATGCAACAAAAGCCAGAATTCCCTTTTATGGAAG TTACACAGAGATGGATCCAGTCATAATAGCTGCTGAGGGAGTTGAAAAATTCAAGACAGAAAACTTTGAAATAATCATTGTTGACACTAGCGGAAGACATAAGCAAGAAGATTCACTGTTTGAAGAAATGTTGCAGGTTTCGAATGCTGTG CAACCCGACAACATCGTGTACGTGATGGATGCATCTATTGGTCAGGCTTGTGAGGCTCAGGCTAAGGCCTTCAAAGACAAGGTAGATGTGGCGTCCGTCATTGTTACTAAGCTGGATGGCCATGCTAAAGGTGGTGGTGCTCTTAGTGC AGTTGCTGCCACAAAGAGTCCTATCATTTTCATTGGCACAGGCGAGCACATTGTTGACTTTGAGCCTTTTAAAACTCAGCCCTTCATAAGCAAACTGCTTG GCATGGGAGACATTGAGGGACTTATAGATAAATTTAATGAACTCAAACTTGATGACACTGTGGAGCTACTGACAATTGACAGACTTAAACATG GTCAGTTCACACTCAGGGACATGTATGAGCAGTTCCAGAACATCATGAAAATGGGACCCTTTGGGCAAATCATA gGTATGATCCCAGGCTTTGGAACAGACTTCCTGAGTAAAGACAATGAACAGAAGTCTGTGGCCAGGCTAAATAAATTTCTGACCATAATGGACAGTATGAATGACCAAG AACTGGACAACAAAGATGGTGCAAAGTTGTTCAGTAAGCAGCAAAACCGGGTTCAGAGGGTGGCACGGGGTGCAGGTGTAGCCACCAGAGACGTGCAGGAACTACTTACCCAGTACACGAAATTTGCTCAGATGGTCAAAAAAAAGGGTGGCATTAAAGGTTTATTTAAAG GAGGCGATATGTCCAAGAACGTTAACCCATCTCAGATGGCCAAACTGAACCAGCAGATGGCAAAGATGATGGATCCCAGACTGCTGCACCACATGG GTGGCATGGCTGGTCTACAGTCGATGATGAGACAGTTTCAGAAAGGGGCGTCTGGCAACATGAAATGA